The Juglans regia cultivar Chandler chromosome 1, Walnut 2.0, whole genome shotgun sequence nucleotide sequence aattatattcttaacaatatttttttaattatcgaTTATTACAATGCAATCATTTTAATACTtgttataaatatcatatagaaatcaaaattttgggTGAAAGACAAGATAAACATGCTTGATCTCCAgcaaatcttattttatatgcCTTGCATTGGATATAATAAAGGaacaaattatgaaatatatgaaaaattttcatgttaCTATTGCAAGCATATAAGCATTACACAACCACGGTATGTATCTTTCTTCTAAACCTTCAGTTCGCATCCCTTACTTGAAAAGTttaacatatattttctttacatTCTAACAGATAATTATATCTTTGTTGATGATAGTTGTCGAGTGTATGTTGAAGTTGATGATGGTACAAGACAGCTAGCTGTAGTAGTATTTGGTGAAATTGCAGAAAAAACATTGGGTTATTCAGCAATTCATTACATGCATCATACTGGCAATGTAACATAATACTacatttttaaaactttttcaattcaaataatataattataaatcaaaatataatttttataataaattatgtatttttttgcaaGAGCATTTACAATTCTTAGAAAGTATGACCAAAGAAATTTCAGAAAAAGAATGGATAATTGAACTTTGTGCATATATAGCGTAGATGAGCCAACAGCaacataaaaatcttaatatctTATCGATTAATTcggcaaaaaagaaagaaatatgttaGTTATTGTTTAGGACCTAAATCAAACTACATTTTGTTTGGACTTAAATCAAATTACATTTTGTAAACTTATATTAAGGttcttttgcatatatattactatgatttttgcatatattatttgttttctttcacatttgaatttttttatttatttgcaatttgattacaactttttattgttatatgatttataaatttgtaaaaaaatataacttttttataatgctattgtgttatttttatttccatctatatatatttcatatatatatatatatgataatatattttgtctcCAATGCAAACGTCCTATCATATATTTTGTCTCCAGTGGGCAAAAGGGACCACTGGAGAATTTGCTAGTCTATTCTAGTTTAATGAGAATTTGCTTACCAAAAAAGTACTAATGAATTCCTACATTACGTATTCAACTTCATTGATACCTGGCAATACGTTAAAGCTATTTTCTGATTTAAGTGTTATAAccgataatatttttataaaaataaatttataaattaacgtgatattaaatctattttataataatttttttttttatcaaattatatcaaatcatttcatatatatgcacatgCTTCAGCTCAATGAGCTAAACTCGGAAAACTTCCATTGATCTTTTGTACtagctaaaacattttttttttaaaatgctagTTTACCATCGATTTTGCTctctgaatttgattgttagtatattttaatttttttaaatgtttaaacatGTTACTActgatgtatttatatatattttttaaaaaataatatttaaaaatatttttagaaaatacaaTTGTACTAAGGATACGCCGAAGTATAGTAACAACTTTTTTTGAAGGCAAATGCTTGGATGACTCCCCAATATGCCCCCAAATGTgccccattttatttttttacttaatagttaaataagTGACTACtagtaaatttgtatttttttaataattaagatatttaaaaaattttaaaagaaaaaaaatgcaattgcacTGGTGTGCATATATAGGGTACGGTGCACATTCGGTGTGCACCCAATAGCGAAACCAGCAATTTTGTTAAGGGGGTCAATTTTTTTACtatatgttacatttatgtaaAGAGTAATTTTAGATTCAGTCTTGGGGTGTGCAAACTTTAcgcacttcttttgaaaaataagatatatcattaaaaaataatattttgatgtGAGTCTTAGATTtacctacttttttcaaaatgagtacgTGAGACTTACACATCTTaaaactgcaagtatcatttctcttatgtaaaataaaaagagattgaaaaatcataaaaacataactacaTATAAGATTAGATCTTGATAATTTGCTACATACACGTAggaataaaattctaaaaacacatttctttagaaaaagattctaaaaacacaatttaatatatatttcagatttctaaaatattatttcatggaatatttagaatttaatttattcatataaactATCAAGTAATAttttagaatgtcatctttTACTCTAGTATGTAAactactttataatatttcatgcaaaatctagatattttcatgtcacattaaacatatattgttataattgagagtttaaataaatttttttctgattcaataaagtctagaggataaattcttttaactatttttcatatagatcatcgaccttaaatgattttttttatattttcactttagattctatattaagaagcctaatattttataacaaaaagttttaggatccatattaataaatttattatttctcttaaatttaattttaataattttagagAGACCATatccttaaaaatagataacatataaaatttaaataaaattttagaactataagaaaaataaagtagagagaggcaaaaattataaattttttgaagatgacatcttctatatttattcatgtaTAAAAAATCTATGGTCGTTTTCAACTGCAATTTGCACGTATTCTAGCAAGTGGATACAAAATCTGTCCTTGCACGGAAGTCAAGAACTTATCATCTTCGTATCAAATCGTACGTGGTTCGATTGTCACCGGCTCTACCTAACGATATTAATGAGTGGCTTGATACATTATACTTTTACCGTAGAATAGATCCATTGAATCACGTAAATAGcacagtttataaatttactttcacTTAAATCGGAACAGTTCTCTTCTTCGTATACATATCAGGAACCAGTAGCAGCTGAATTATCTGCCTCTCCTGAAACTCGGTCATTTACCGCATCTGAATCAAACATGGCCACCGTGTCTTGGACATGGAGCATACTCGCACTGCTTGTGCTCGCACATCTCCTGCGACAATGGGCATTGAAAAGCTGGAACAAGAATAGGAAATTACCACCTGGCCCAAGAGGGTTCCCCATCTTTGGTAGCCTTCATAGTTTGGGGGAATTCCCTCATCGAAATCTACAGCGACTAGCCCAGAAATATGGCCCCATCATGCACTTGCGCTTAGGTTTGGTGCCTGCTATTGTTGTCTCCTCGCCTCAAGCTGCCGAGCTGTTCCTTAAAGCACACGACCTTGTGTTTGCTAGTAGACCACCTATGGAGTCTGCAAAGCACATCGCTTATGAGCAAAGGAGCATGATCTTTGCTCCGTACGGATCTTATTGGCGCAACATACGCAAGATGTGCACCCTCGAAATGCTTAGCAACGTTAAAATCGATTCTTTCAAATCCATGAGAAATGAAGAGATTGGCCTACTGGTGAAGTTTATTCAAGAGGCTGCCAGTAATTGTGTTGCTGTAGATCTGAGTGCCAAGGTAACATCTCTGAATGCGGATATGTCATGCCGTATGGTGTTTGGGAAGAAGTACGAGGACAAAGATCTGGATGAAAAGGGATTCAAGGCTGTAATCCACGAGACTATGTATCTAGGAGCAGTTCCTAACCTCGGCGATTATATTCCTTGTATTCGTCCATTTGATCTTCAGGGGCTGACACGACGCATGAAGGCTGTTAGTAAGatctttgataatttttttgagaagatCATTGATGAGCATATCCAGTCCAAGGATGAAAATAAGACCAACGACGACTTTGTTGATGTCATGCTGAGGCTCATGGGGTCAAAAGAATCTGAGTACTCCATTGAAAGGTCCAACATCAAAGCCATCATTTTGGTAAGTTTTCATACCACTTGCATTCATGTATTGATTAAGCAAGGAATCAAAGTATAAGTCaaaaaagatttataaaaactTATAGTTTATTAGGTAGGTGTGTAATACTTAAACGTAGTCAAATAGATGCGTAAAGAACAGAATTATGTATAACTCTACAATTGGATTAAGATATTACGCTAATTTCGCAGATCAAAATTTTGGTGGCAGGACATGCTTGTAGCCTCGATGGACACTTCGGCAACGGCAATTGAGTGGGCACTCTCAGAACTAATGAAGCATCCACGGGTAATGAAGAAGCTTCAAAAGGAGTTAGAAACTGAGGTTGGCTTGAAGAGGATGGTAGAGGAAGCAGACTTGGATAGATTGGAGTACTTGGACATGATTGTAAAGGAAACCTTAAGGCTACATCCAGTAGCACCACTTTTGCTTCCTCATGAGGCCAGGGAAGATTTCACAGTTAATGGTTTCCACATACCCGGAAAGTCTAGAGTGATGATAAACGTATGGGCAATTGGGAGAGATACGAGCGTTTGGGGTGATGCAGAGAAGTTCTTCCCGGAGAG carries:
- the LOC108985785 gene encoding cytochrome P450 71AU50-like, with the protein product MATVSWTWSILALLVLAHLLRQWALKSWNKNRKLPPGPRGFPIFGSLHSLGEFPHRNLQRLAQKYGPIMHLRLGLVPAIVVSSPQAAELFLKAHDLVFASRPPMESAKHIAYEQRSMIFAPYGSYWRNIRKMCTLEMLSNVKIDSFKSMRNEEIGLLVKFIQEAASNCVAVDLSAKVTSLNADMSCRMVFGKKYEDKDLDEKGFKAVIHETMYLGAVPNLGDYIPCIRPFDLQGLTRRMKAVSKIFDNFFEKIIDEHIQSKDENKTNDDFVDVMLRLMGSKESEYSIERSNIKAIILDMLVASMDTSATAIEWALSELMKHPRVMKKLQKELETEVGLKRMVEEADLDRLEYLDMIVKETLRLHPVAPLLLPHEAREDFTVNGFHIPGKSRVMINVWAIGRDTSVWGDAEKFFPERFVGSNIDLRGRDFQLIPFGAGRRGCPGMQLGLIVVRLVIAQLVHCFDWDLPDNIQPTELDMTEVFGLTVPRAKHLLAIPRYRLHH